A stretch of the Dehalobacter sp. genome encodes the following:
- a CDS encoding class I SAM-dependent methyltransferase has protein sequence MVHRQFPINDPERRKWQDPEKILTDIGLKRGMTFVDVGCGDGYFSIPAARMVGQEGKVIAIDIDKGSIMRLQQKAAEEGFGNLSAEAHAAEETIACEGCADFVFFGIDLHDFADPAQVIRNAGQMLRPSGLLVDLDWKPEPMSFGPPLEKRFSIGKAQQLIESAGFHTTSVNEAGPYHYIIIARL, from the coding sequence ATGGTACACAGGCAATTCCCGATAAATGACCCGGAGCGCCGGAAATGGCAGGACCCGGAAAAGATCTTGACTGATATTGGCCTGAAGCGGGGTATGACATTTGTGGACGTAGGATGCGGCGATGGATACTTTTCCATACCTGCAGCCAGGATGGTAGGGCAGGAAGGAAAAGTGATCGCAATAGATATCGACAAAGGTTCCATAATGCGGCTCCAGCAGAAGGCAGCGGAAGAAGGATTCGGAAATCTATCAGCCGAAGCGCATGCTGCGGAGGAAACTATCGCCTGTGAGGGATGTGCCGATTTTGTTTTCTTTGGGATAGATCTCCATGATTTTGCTGACCCGGCACAGGTTATAAGGAATGCCGGGCAGATGCTCCGACCATCAGGACTGCTAGTCGACCTTGATTGGAAACCCGAGCCCATGTCATTCGGCCCGCCACTGGAAAAGAGATTCTCCATCGGTAAAGCCCAGCAACTGATCGAGTCTGCCGGGTTCCATACAACTTCTGTAA